One segment of Manihot esculenta cultivar AM560-2 chromosome 4, M.esculenta_v8, whole genome shotgun sequence DNA contains the following:
- the LOC110613959 gene encoding uncharacterized protein LOC110613959, producing the protein MELTELSLAPTQLLVKKSMNSSSSESENNFSSSSSSRKRKFFSDHHLLKSTVPPLQTSSVDLHLKNPLPLDWEQCLDLESGKMYYMNRKTLRKSWNWPNVDQKLDLELNISSLSHCSDHQQRRSYDNINSSSLEDYSKKLHDSSSSRCSNNNMVALACLNCHLLVILSRSSPSCPNCKYVHSFATHQAPSPQPKMSPEKSLNTLSLLN; encoded by the exons ATGGAACTTACAGAGCTCTCCTTGGCTCCAACACAACTGCTTGTTAAAAAAAGCATGAACAGCTCATCTTCAGAATCTGAAAACAACTTTTCTAGTTCCAGTAGCAGCAGGAAGAGGAAGTTCTTCTCTGATCATCATCTGCTCAAGAGCACTGTACCACCTTTGCAGACAAGCTCTGTTGATCTTCATCTTAAAAACCCTCTTCCTCTGGACTGGGAGCAATGCCTTGATCTTgag TCAGGTAAAATGTATTATATGAACAGGAAGACATTGAGAAAGAGTTGGAACTGGCCCAATGTGGATCAAAAGCTAGACCTTGAACTCAACATTTCATCACTCTCTCATTGCTCTGATCATCAGCAAAGAAGAAGCTATGATAATATAAATAGCTCATCACTTGAAGATTACTCAAAGAAGCTTCATGATTCATCGTCATCAAGGTGCAGCAACAATAATATGGTAGCATTGGCTTGCTTGAATTGCCATCTTCTTGTCATACTCTCAAGATCATCTCCCTCTTGCCCCAACTGCAAGTACGTCCATTCATTTGCTACCCATCAAGCTCCTTCTCCACAGCCTAAAATGTCTCCTGAAAAGTCCCTCAACACCTTAAGCCTCTTGAACTAG